The Humulus lupulus chromosome 7, drHumLupu1.1, whole genome shotgun sequence region TTTTAGGGGGTGCACCCGGGAATTTGCCTatatcatttattaaaaaaaaaggaaaatatgATTAAAATAGGCCAACATATATGCATGAGTGCATTATATATAAAGGTTAATTGCGGTTAAACTACTTAAATTTTATGATTTGCTATACTTAAATacttaactttttttttctttttacgtCAAAACTATTCGAGCAGTTAAACCAGTGCGTCGTTACTACCCACTTCTAGTAGTGTTAAGTTTCCGCTAGAGTTAGTTGAAGCTAAACTACTAAAACTTTATAGTTTGTTAaatacccaaacttttttttttggcaaaactATCCAAACTTTTAAAACTTTAATATAAGTCGATTTTAACTTATGAAAAATaactaacaaaaaatatataaaataacttagactaattctaaaattaaaaatagttttatttaataaaaaaatatttttgctaAACTACTAAAACTTTATAGTTTGTTAAATACCCAAAAAATTGTTTTGGCAAAACTATCCAAACtgttaaaattttaatataagtCGATTTTAACTTATGAAAAATAtctaacaaaaaatatataaaataacttagattaattctaaaattaaaaatagttttatttaataaaaaatatttttgcttaaaaaaacaaaaaaaaatagctaaaaaaatttaaaatataaaaaaataattaaaaaatgttaatatattaaaaaaatttaaccatTTTTTTCTAATTAAAACTTTTTAGCTATTATTTTTGcgtaaatttttttattgaaaatattttttatttaataaaactattttttaattttagttatttttcataatttaaaattaatttatattaaattttaaaatgatttGGTAGTTTTGCCATAAAAATAAAATTGGGGTATTTAAGGGTAACACATCATCAAGTTTGGGTAGTTTATTCACAATTGACCACAACAGAAACTTACCATTGTTAGGAGTTGATAGTAACTGCGCACAGTTTTGACAGTTCAGGTAAGTTTTCCGtcaaatttattttttgttatttaagTTTAACAAATCATGGTTTATAACATATGTGCAGATTATGATACATACATATGTATTTTATGTATAATAATTATTTGGTTGGACAGGGTCCCAATCAATTAATACCATTTAATGGTGGTGGATCAACAACGTTGACATATATGCAGACACTAAACAATAAAATGCTAGACTTATATTGCAATATATTGGATCACGCTAGCTATGATTTGGGTTTTAACTGTCAAATATgcagttatttatatatatatatatatatatataagtaagaATTGAGATCATATTTGGATTTTTACTTCAAAGAATATATAAAACACcctattaaataaaaaaaattaacttttttttctcaataatttttttgacatcctttaattttttttaataattttttttatcttgtttatatatatttgaaataatgtatatattttttaaaaaaaaaaaactcttactttaacaagtttttatattttttttgttttaatttttaataatttcaatatttaaaatatatattatttataatttttttataatatgaaaaaaaattaaaaaaatgtgaggataagttaaaaaaatatttattatatattaattattaataaaaatgatgtgtCTTAATCAAATTTTAGACTATCTCCAATAGTATATGTAAACATTGAATTATATTTGgcacaaaaaaacaaaaaaataatatgtgGTATATTTGATATAATCTTTACCACTATGCTTCAACAATTATAAGAGTTGATGCAAAAATTAATCTTTCATTTAATACTCATtttatatttattgaaaatatacaaaaattaataatttttctttatattttattattgatagttaaatataataataaaataataatataaaaaaatctaacatttaatggtgattatttaaaataataataaattaataaaaatgatataaaagtccataaaaaaatataatatttatagtGATATAAAATATACatcatgttatattatgtatcAAATTTGACACAATTTTCAACATACTATTAtcgtaatttttttataaaataaattatatttgaaTAGTATATCGCTAATTTGAGACTACATTCAAGATGCTCTTATGTGCAAATATAACGCCCATTTTTCTATAAGGAATTAGAAAGCATTGTCTGTCATAATGAATCTTTGGGCCAATATAATCATGAATTCTAGCCCACCCCATATCAATGGTGTGTTACAACATCAATAATCAATACACTAAAACTTTTCTTTCTCTATTCATTACTTTAATTGTCGAGACTCACATGCTAGCTACCGCACTCAGGGCTGGAGCACCCTTTTTGGTAATTTCCTCGTTTGGATTAATCTTTTCGTTTTTTTTGGAAAGGGTTGGATTAATCATCAACGAACAATAAATGTGAGATCAATAGAATGTGATGAAATCTCCTATTATAACTCAAACGAAACGAACAATAAATATGCCATGGATAGAATATGAAATATCCTTTCATTTCACcaataagaagaagagaaaaataaaaagaaggataataaagtaatttaaaaaaaaataccatctGTGTTTTTTGTGACTTTTGTTAAATAGTATAATATTATAGTTTTATTATGTAAAGTTTGTTGTGATTGACTTTACAACATTATTAATTATTAGTTTTATGCTTCCACAGATTACATGGTCTGCCTCTTTTCACTGTAAAATgtgaatatataattatatatattttaatctcCTTGATTGGGTAGAGACCAGGTGTTCATTATCTGAAAGCTAGTtaatattaatgtatatatattttatttaaatttctttatgaaaaaatatatttgcTTTCACTTATAGAAGATTGATATTATCATGATATCATCTAGCTTGAAGTTTCCCTTTTGGCTAGAACCAAAAAGTAGTAACCCTTTTATTCCCACTGCAAGAAAATTTAATGGCAGTGTCATTTTGAAGTTTCTTTTTAACTATTTATTTGACATGTAATAATAAAAAGATGAGAACAATACCTGTCTGTGAAGTCCTTTCGATTTCGATTAAGACCATTGACTACGATTTCTTACAATGCACAACAACCAACAATGAACATCTATAATTCTACAGTAACtcagtttttatttttaattatatatatttatataaaaatgagCTATAAAATCTTTGGCAATTCCTACATAAATATACTGCGAAATAATTCAGAATCATGTCCTCAGAAAGAGAACATAGAGATATTATATAAAGAAAAACAgactaaaataaagaaaagattcaaaagtagcaatttcctttctttcacttacacaaagtcatatatatatatatatacagatataTTCTTTTGAGACAAACCAAAAACTTAAAAGCAAAATCATGACCTTTTTTTACTTCCGGGACAGTTGAACGACTCTCCTGCATTCGTTCATTTATTACTTCTTTAAGGCTTAGTTggacagagagaaaagaaaaagtttagaaaaaaatataaaggAAAGAAAACCTGATAAGAGAGAATATTCAGACATGGGGAGCTATAGGATGTGTGTGTGTTTCACGCGGAAGTACAGGATCACGGAGGCGGAGCCACCCTCCGACGTCAAAGATGCCTTCAAGAAGTACTCGGAAAGTGGGAGCCACATGAACGCGGAGCAGTTGCGGCAGTTCTTAGTCGAGGTCCAGGGCGATGACGCGGCCACCGTCGAAGATGCCCAGCAGCTCATTGAGCAGATCCATCACCGTCGCCACCACCACCACATTACTAAGTTCAGAAAACACTCTCTCACTCTCGATGACTTCCATCATTACCTCTTCTCTGTTGACTCCAATCCCCCTATTATGGATACGGTGTGGTACCCTGTTTTTTTTACCATTAAAGTTCAGTCTTTCTAaatcagaagaagaagaaagttgATCTCAAATTTCGTACTCAGATCATATTCTAATAATACTTTTTCAGCATACAGATAGTGAAATAGAAAATGACAAAGAAGCAGTTTTTGTTTGATCTAACTAATATGTTAAAATTATTTTCAGGTTCATCATGATATGACGGCTCCTTTGTCCCATTATTTCATATACACCGGCCATAATTCATATTTGACCGGAAATCAAATAAGTAGCGATTGCAGCGATGTTCCCATAATCAAGGCACTGCATAGAGGGGTTAGAGTGGTGGAGCTTGATATTTGGCCTAATTCTACTAAAGATGATGTTCATGTGCTCCATGGAAGGTACTTTAACTTTCGTTGTTTTACAACTCTAGAATTATACAATTAAACAGTAATGCCATTTATTTTATGTATTAATATAGGACTTTGACAACGCCAGTGGAGCTTAAGAAGTGCTTGAAATCcattaaagaacatgcttttgTGGCTTCTCCGTACCCTGTTATCTTAACTCTAGAAGACCATCTTACCCCGGATCTACAAGCTAAAGTAGCTCAGGTGATTCTTGTTATACTCGTCTTAATTTTGTCATGAATAGTTGACTtagtctttatttattttattagtttttttttcgcCTTAGATGGTCACCGAAACATTTGAGGATATGTTATTTTGTCCTGAATCCGAAAAGTTGGAGGAGTTTCCTTCACCAGAAGAGATGAAATACCGAATCATTATTTCCACTAAACCTCCAAAGGAGTACCTTCAAGCCAAATCTATTAAGGAAAATGAAGATAATGGCTCGATCAAGCAGCGAGATTCCAATGAAAATTCAAGAAAGACGGAGAAAATGGAGTCTGCAGATcatgaagatgaagaagaatataCGGTAAATAGCTCCTCCTCAGGATTTGAAGCTTGGATACTTTAAATACTAACATATCATGATTGGATTTTGTATTATAAACTTTTTATGTATGGCTTGTAGAGTGATAGCGATGCAAGTGATTTGAGTGGAAACGATGGAGATGGAAACAACACAAGTAGTAAAAAAGACTCGAGCGAACTCAACGTTGATGGTGATGAAAACAGCAAGAGTCGTAAAACTGATCGAAGCTTGTCAGGAGGACAACCTGAATACTTGAGTCTCATAGCAATTCATTCCGGCAAACCAAAAGGGGGTTTAAAGGAGCAGCTTAAAGTCGAGATTGACAAGGTGACGCGCTTAAGTTTGAACGAACAAAAATTCGAAAAGGCTACTACATTTCATGCCTCACAAGTGGTTAGGTACTCTTTTCTCTTTTAAGCTTTTGTTGTCCTAAAATTTGAAACAAATATGTGTCTCTTCTTAATTATTGCAATTCTTGTTCATAGATTTACACAGAAGAATTTCTTAAGAGTGTATCCTAAGGCTTCTCGGATTGACTCTTCCAACTACAAGCCCTTAATTGGCTGGATGCATGGAGTTCAAATGGTTGCTCTAAATATGCAGGTTAGCTTCTAATTATGCAATTTGTTTCTATTAATTCTCTCAAGATAAGGGCTCTTGTTAGATTGATCATATCCAAGaaattgattttttctttttggcaGGGATATGGTAAATCTCTGTGGCTTATGCATGGAATGTTTAAAGCCAATGGTGGTTGTGGTTACGTGAAGAAGCCTGAGTTTTTAATGAACAAGGGGCCAGGTGATCAAGTATTTGACCCTAAAGCGAAATTGCCAGTGAAGAAAACTTTGAAGGTGAGAGCCCTTGTCGTTTATCTGGAAGTAGTTCTAGTTATTCTGTGTTCCAAACTTGGACTCATGTCGTTTTGTTACTTGACAGGTGAAAGTGTACTTGGGAGATGGATGGCATTTGGATTTCAAACAAACACACTTTGACACGTATTCACCGCCAGACTTCTACACCAGAGTAAGTCCCTCACTTTTTTTTTCATAGACTAGAACTATCTAAACTGAATTAAGTCAATGCTGCTAATCTTTGTTAATAAGAGATAAGAGTGATTTGTATGTGAAACGCAGGTTGGTATAGCAGGAGTTCCAGCGGACGAAATAATGAAGAAAACAAAGAAGAAAGAGGACGATTGGACGCCTGTTTGGGAAGAAGAGTTTACATTTCCATTGACTGTTCCTGAATTGGCTTTGCTTCGAATTGAAGTGAAAGAATACGACATGTCGGAGAAGGATGATTTTGCTGGCCAAATTTGTCTACCTGTTTCTGAGTTGAAACAAGGCATTCGTGCAATTCCTCTCATGGACCATAAAGGAGACAAGTACTCGTCTGTTAGGCTGCTCATGCGGTTTCAATTCGTCTGAATTGCCTTGTATAATATTAAACTATGTTGGTATTAGCTTTTATATGATATCCAAACAAAGATTTTCCTCATTTGATTCTTGAGTATTCATATATGTTGTATAGTTGTCGTTAAGTAAGATTTTGAGAGACTTAGAACAAGGATAACAAAGAAGTGTAAACCAAATATGTAAGAATAAACCAAATATGTGATGTTGAAACTTTTGTCATGATCATGAATTATTGAAATGTAAGCCAGTCGTAAATAATTCTCAATGAAAACGATGTATATAATTAGTGGAGAAGGAATAATCAGAGAAATTTATCCAATGTGTATGTGGTGGGATAGTGACTACTTGTTATGGTTTTATGTAACTTGGCCTTTCTTCTAGAGCTAATTTTTGATGCACT contains the following coding sequences:
- the LOC133791264 gene encoding phosphoinositide phospholipase C 4-like, with protein sequence MGSYRMCVCFTRKYRITEAEPPSDVKDAFKKYSESGSHMNAEQLRQFLVEVQGDDAATVEDAQQLIEQIHHRRHHHHITKFRKHSLTLDDFHHYLFSVDSNPPIMDTVHHDMTAPLSHYFIYTGHNSYLTGNQISSDCSDVPIIKALHRGVRVVELDIWPNSTKDDVHVLHGRTLTTPVELKKCLKSIKEHAFVASPYPVILTLEDHLTPDLQAKVAQMVTETFEDMLFCPESEKLEEFPSPEEMKYRIIISTKPPKEYLQAKSIKENEDNGSIKQRDSNENSRKTEKMESADHEDEEEYTSDSDASDLSGNDGDGNNTSSKKDSSELNVDGDENSKSRKTDRSLSGGQPEYLSLIAIHSGKPKGGLKEQLKVEIDKVTRLSLNEQKFEKATTFHASQVVRFTQKNFLRVYPKASRIDSSNYKPLIGWMHGVQMVALNMQGYGKSLWLMHGMFKANGGCGYVKKPEFLMNKGPGDQVFDPKAKLPVKKTLKVKVYLGDGWHLDFKQTHFDTYSPPDFYTRVGIAGVPADEIMKKTKKKEDDWTPVWEEEFTFPLTVPELALLRIEVKEYDMSEKDDFAGQICLPVSELKQGIRAIPLMDHKGDKYSSVRLLMRFQFV